One genomic region from Anopheles bellator chromosome 2, idAnoBellAS_SP24_06.2, whole genome shotgun sequence encodes:
- the LOC131207702 gene encoding arginase, hepatic, which yields MLPRIAQLVRHTATVGRRQTVLGGASVRELSSADTKGKRINYERIGIIGVPFDKGQRKKGVGLGPKAIREAGLVDHIQEISHTLDIKDYGDVHYQALNFKGRKVENMKKLEHVASCNRILSHQVTEVLDDDRLCITLGGDHAIAIGSIDGHLHHSKEVAVIWVDAHADLNTNSTSPSGNIHGMPVALLAKELCDYWPYIPGMDWQEPIISIKNLAYIGLRSVDPYERAIIEKFGINAFGMREVERYGIREVMRMALERIDPDGSRSLHVSYDIDSLDVLEAPSTGTSVRGGLTLREGIYIMEEAYATGRLAAVDLVEVNPAIGTQEDVRRTVEAAIHLLVAACGHSRKGDIADSLDLMPK from the coding sequence ATGCTTCCACGGATAGCGCAGTTAGTGCGGCAcacggccaccgttggccggcgACAGACAGTGCTGGGTGGGGCTTCCGTCAGAGAGCTGTCATCGGCGGATACGAAGGGGAAAAGGATCAACTACGAGCGGATCGGTATCATCGGTGTACCGTTCGATAAGGGTCAACGCAAGAAGGGCGTCGGCCTCGGGCCGAAAGCGATCCGCGAGGCCGGGTTGGTCGACCACATCCAGGAGATATCGCACACGCTGGACATCAAGGACTACGGTGACGTTCATTATCAGGCGCTCAACTTTAAGGGGCGCAAGGTGGAAAACATGAAGAAGCTGGAGCATGTGGCCAGCTGCAATCGCATCCTGTCGCACCAGGTGACGGAAGTGCTGGACGACGATCGGCTGTGCATTACGCTCGGTGGCGATCACGCAATTGCGATCGGGTCGATCGACGGCCATCTGCACCACAGCAAGGAGGTGGCCGTTATCTGGGTGGACGCGCACGCCGACCTGAACACGAACTCAACTTCGCCGTCGGGCAACATTCACGGGATGCCGGTGGCACTGCTGGCCAAGGAGCTGTGTGACTACTGGCCGTACATCCCCGGCATGGACTGGCAGGAGCCGATCATCTCGATCAAGAACCTCGCGTACATCGGGCTACGGTCGGTGGATCCGTACGAGCGGGCCATCATCGAGAAGTTCGGCATCAACGCGTTCGGGATGAGGGAAGTGGAGCGGTACGGAATCCGGGAAGTGATGCGGATGGCCCTGGAACGGATCGATCCCGACGGGAGTCGAAGTCTGCACGTCAGCTACGATATCGACTCGCTGGACGTGCTGGAAGCTCCCAGCACCGGTACGAGTGTCCGCGGAGGACTTACGCTCCGCGAGGGTATCTACATCATGGAGGAGGCGTACGCCACGGGGCGGTTGGCCGCGGTCGACCTGGTGGAGGTGAACCCCGCCATCGGAACGCAGGAAGACGTGCGTCGGACGGTGGAAGCGGCCATCCATCTGCTGGTGGCAGCCTGCGGTCACAGCCGGAAGGGCGACATTGCGGATTCACTCGATTTGATGCCGAAGTGA